Proteins from a single region of Murdochiella vaginalis:
- a CDS encoding acetate kinase: MKILVINCGSSSLKYQLFNMDNEEVMAKGLVERIGIEGSRLVQEVGEEEWTNETAISDHNKAVHLVFEALTDSKHGVIKDMQEIDAVGHRVVHGGENFTESTLVDDDVIAAIEQVIPFSPLHNPANLQGIKAAQEALPGKPNVAVFDTAFHQSMPKENYMYALPYDLYADHGIRRYGFHGTSHYFVTLRASELLHIPVEKLNIISCHLGNGSSVTAVKNGKSYITSMGQTPLAGVPMGTRCGDIDPAIVTFLQTRLGKSAEEVDAILNKQSGVAGVSGVSSDFRDLENAAEEGNERARLALDMFHARVRETVAGYAADLGRVDAITFTGGIGENGAHDRAAICKGLEIMGVKLDEEINGQRKPKEKKISAADSSIAVWVIPTNEELMIARDTMRLSR; the protein is encoded by the coding sequence ATGAAAATTTTAGTGATCAATTGCGGCAGTTCATCGCTTAAATATCAACTGTTTAACATGGATAACGAAGAAGTGATGGCGAAGGGACTGGTTGAGCGCATCGGCATTGAGGGCTCCCGCCTGGTGCAGGAAGTGGGCGAGGAGGAATGGACGAATGAGACGGCCATTTCCGACCACAACAAAGCGGTGCATCTTGTGTTCGAGGCCCTCACGGATTCGAAACATGGCGTCATCAAGGATATGCAGGAAATTGATGCGGTGGGCCATCGCGTGGTTCATGGCGGAGAAAACTTCACGGAGTCCACACTGGTGGATGACGATGTGATTGCGGCCATTGAGCAGGTGATTCCCTTCAGCCCCTTGCATAATCCCGCCAACCTGCAAGGTATTAAAGCGGCACAGGAAGCCCTTCCCGGAAAGCCGAACGTCGCGGTGTTTGATACGGCGTTTCATCAGAGCATGCCGAAGGAAAATTACATGTATGCTCTTCCGTATGACCTCTACGCCGATCACGGCATTCGCCGTTACGGATTCCACGGAACTAGCCATTATTTTGTGACGCTGCGCGCATCGGAATTGCTGCATATCCCCGTGGAGAAGCTCAACATCATCTCTTGCCACCTGGGCAACGGTTCGTCGGTTACGGCGGTCAAAAACGGAAAGAGTTACATCACCTCGATGGGCCAGACGCCGCTTGCCGGTGTACCCATGGGAACGCGCTGCGGCGACATTGACCCTGCCATTGTGACCTTCCTGCAGACTCGCTTAGGTAAGTCGGCGGAAGAAGTGGATGCCATTCTGAACAAGCAATCCGGCGTGGCCGGGGTTTCCGGCGTTTCCAGCGACTTCCGTGATCTGGAGAACGCAGCGGAAGAGGGCAATGAACGTGCCCGCCTGGCACTGGACATGTTCCATGCGCGGGTGCGGGAAACCGTGGCCGGCTATGCGGCGGATCTCGGTCGCGTGGATGCCATCACCTTTACCGGAGGCATCGGCGAAAACGGCGCACACGATCGCGCTGCCATCTGCAAAGGCTTGGAAATTATGGGCGTCAAGCTGGATGAAGAAATCAATGGTCAGCGCAAACCCAAGGAAAAGAAAATTTCCGCCGCTGACTCGTCCATTGCGGTCTGGGTCATTCCGACCAACGAAGAACTGATGATTGCACGGGACACCATGCGTCTGTCTCGATAA
- a CDS encoding Rib/alpha-like domain-containing protein, whose protein sequence is MKNVFQRFLTFLLALVLMVPMPSTAFAAETSKYQNSMDLQPVKLPEGKTTAEFIENPKQPDLYTLRSDFKVERDGEHVINYQPYVATVGAAATDEEKAKVKKTIKLPDFPGYDMPKKNSAPLDDFHINYDTVVNEAKSNPQLSGNDEYGKTYQKTQDFNYNAEKQTINVKHVFQDINDFDKYGNKPGETEETITQEEGSVGSKLKIEPLDADEIKGFVPETKFIEVQVPLNTKDFTVEYRYNRNHFDATFDTNGGTEVPSHTLYYGQTIPTLEQKDIPTKVGATFQGWKPSVDLTDEAGKTFKKDEVITDASGKAIENLKAQLTMPAENVKFTAVWKDDPTADYVVQFWTEKADYPKGASLLEKYDFVGTHVYKDKPTGTRPDLATEPVKGVEFPDLDQARLNKIGNNDRFYRNYFLYLNKFYKYNKDLTDTENADPNDSSLVKAVSSNGKTVYNIYYDRQVYDLYFTKSNDRSEGATFYPEIWRHGKKLGEPGNPYHFKARFNQLMTEWPDDAQETKGFSDGKQSFGWGPNFAVKQWQYRDTPPYRLSADEFLDMKDYEDRGGYTNDLDAGNGVTLPVNWKANPRTFTTLSFGIEQRGRDSQGNQPMPHHMDFWMDGFEPGETIIDYNLYRTKSDTSSTTYGHKYPVVQGFTKKRNVETSEKLTADEIDAKNDEREATTPFPNTKVTDAYGNKKTQGKMSFMSTFFNRADEFGDPDDGSDAFKTNGYIKFEYERNKYKLRFNNDPAKLKDDSEYNNTNQTDVFYQKPLKDLNLDNPQTLIDLGLTDLVEKDDKGKDRIKRPAGLAPQMVFKGWALDPAGQKLVWENKETMPAHSLVLYAKWGEPDYKWKVTFDPNGGKLDPIAEEKITTARKTIREGDIADQKEVTYAVKGENEGDKQVFTVVQRQKLVQPEKPTRNGYSFMGWEVLRYKKDANTGNYTEEVDTSYRDTYGVPELYSYGNDVVSPIYLKAVWVKNDMVDVQVYHHFLDNALAIDKTVTENPAKATIGNQRADKYVAAIGSKQDANWVLATDEELTKNTDAETKKLYEDYQELAKQLGNRATQGNTYFQTLRVEPKQILEDGKLVDNPKFKYNEFHFFYRPFRTRNYKVNYVDERAKAELEKPGLTDAQKKDIIDKYRILDQEAVTSLCRHYDARNYKPIKGWKLTSAPQQQLFYDVEEDTNKFLGINGTGSDEITFYYKDIRVIEVPSGSPTPPEGYVRVTFKASEGGSFGKDKSGKPIKEIHYDVLKGLKSDLLPVPQELKKGEEPDENKHYITPEADNNFLKWDDKPLLAKDTELNDNYVFTAKFVPYVVEQKDPSKKPDVPKNYIQVIVKTTDKATDATKFDKTFWVNPKKEVAIPVTNPEGKKPDGKDYTWQFDSWKNNTTSKEYKTEIKDTFTDGVTIEAHYVVKPKTLIAGAKTVGEKVVAKGTPITPEELVTNKYDSADPNNQDNLPDGTTFKFVGTVDTSTAGEITAKVEITYPSGDKVTKEVKIVVVDDVVEQKDPNKKPDVPKNYIKVFVKTTDKATDATAFDKTFWVNPDKEVTISVTNPEGKKPDGKDYTWQFDSWKNNTTSKEYRTEIKDTFTDGVTIEAHYVVKPKTLIAGAKTVGEKVVAKGTPITPEELVTNKYDSADPNNQDNLPDGTTFKFVGTVDTSTAGEITAKVEITYPNGDKVTKEVKIVVVEDVVEQKEPNKKPDVPENYIKVFVKTTDKATDATKFDKTFWVNPDKEVTISVANPEGKKEAGKDYTWKFDHWKNKTTSKDYTTEIKDTFTDGVTIEAHYVVEIAKIVEPLKTTQIDIPKGKTITKEDLSKRITPQEGKEIASIEVVEEPDVKNVGNTSAKVIVTYTDGTTQGTAEAPVVIPVVVHEPILPAAENGAKPEGALDNYVKVAFEAGEGGTVAGTLLYYVSPEVEVDMTEVAAKVTKTPAVGYHTNGEQWTNENEKTLKATFTDSLTTFVFQFDKSPDIVEKTDASPDKPEGYVTVTFTTDGNGKVAGADEKVYYVNPNAGIKLVTTNNGEEKTLAVPAATPNAHYFFSVWDPQIDTVNAIDKDLTYQACFKKKPKVTIIVDPNGGNWNGDGAVRTYVFDKGHMFYLDDAPVREGYTFQYYQGSMYQPGDAYQANQDHRFTAMWKPNPVVPPVNPAEDPNKPNVNTPGKENAGEKPQGMPNKDTVAPKTSDTGLFLRWQFALLTMAGAVWTWSRKRMNKQ, encoded by the coding sequence ATGAAGAATGTGTTTCAACGTTTTTTAACATTTCTGCTTGCATTGGTCTTGATGGTTCCTATGCCGTCGACGGCCTTTGCCGCGGAAACCAGTAAATATCAGAACTCCATGGACTTGCAACCGGTGAAGCTTCCGGAAGGAAAAACGACTGCCGAGTTTATCGAGAATCCGAAGCAACCGGACCTTTATACGCTGCGAAGTGACTTCAAGGTGGAACGAGATGGCGAGCATGTCATCAACTACCAGCCCTATGTGGCAACCGTAGGGGCAGCGGCTACCGATGAGGAAAAAGCAAAGGTAAAAAAGACTATTAAGCTGCCGGATTTCCCGGGCTATGATATGCCAAAAAAGAACAGCGCTCCACTAGACGATTTTCATATCAACTACGACACAGTGGTGAACGAAGCCAAATCCAATCCCCAGCTCAGTGGAAATGACGAGTATGGAAAGACCTACCAGAAAACCCAAGACTTTAACTATAACGCGGAAAAGCAAACCATTAACGTCAAGCATGTTTTCCAGGACATCAACGATTTTGATAAATATGGCAACAAACCTGGGGAGACAGAAGAGACGATAACTCAAGAAGAGGGTAGCGTAGGATCGAAGCTGAAAATCGAACCTTTAGATGCGGATGAAATAAAGGGTTTTGTTCCGGAAACTAAGTTTATCGAGGTGCAAGTTCCTTTAAACACCAAGGATTTTACCGTAGAATATCGTTACAACCGTAACCACTTTGACGCTACTTTCGACACCAATGGGGGTACGGAAGTTCCTTCTCACACTCTGTACTACGGACAGACCATCCCCACTCTCGAGCAAAAAGATATCCCCACGAAAGTGGGAGCCACCTTCCAAGGCTGGAAGCCTTCGGTGGATCTAACAGATGAAGCGGGAAAGACCTTTAAAAAGGATGAAGTCATTACAGATGCTTCCGGAAAAGCGATTGAAAATCTAAAAGCGCAGCTAACCATGCCCGCTGAAAACGTCAAATTTACCGCGGTGTGGAAAGATGACCCCACGGCAGATTATGTGGTTCAGTTTTGGACGGAAAAGGCAGACTACCCCAAGGGAGCTTCCCTTTTAGAAAAGTACGACTTCGTGGGAACCCATGTGTATAAAGATAAGCCCACCGGTACTCGTCCGGACCTCGCGACAGAGCCGGTAAAAGGGGTGGAGTTTCCGGATCTGGATCAGGCACGATTAAATAAAATAGGGAACAACGATAGATTTTACCGCAACTACTTCCTTTACCTTAATAAATTTTATAAATACAATAAAGATTTAACCGATACAGAAAACGCGGATCCTAACGATTCCAGCTTAGTAAAGGCGGTTTCTTCCAACGGCAAGACGGTCTATAACATCTATTACGACCGCCAGGTCTATGACCTGTACTTTACGAAGTCAAATGATAGATCAGAGGGAGCTACTTTCTATCCCGAAATTTGGAGACACGGTAAAAAGTTAGGCGAGCCGGGAAATCCATACCACTTTAAGGCCCGGTTTAACCAGTTGATGACGGAGTGGCCGGATGACGCCCAGGAAACCAAGGGCTTTTCTGATGGGAAACAAAGTTTTGGGTGGGGACCAAACTTCGCTGTGAAACAGTGGCAGTACCGCGACACGCCTCCCTACCGGCTATCGGCTGACGAGTTTCTAGATATGAAAGACTACGAAGACCGAGGCGGTTACACTAACGATCTTGACGCCGGAAATGGCGTCACTCTGCCCGTCAACTGGAAGGCTAACCCGAGAACTTTCACTACTCTTTCCTTTGGTATCGAACAACGGGGTCGCGACTCACAAGGAAACCAGCCAATGCCTCACCACATGGACTTTTGGATGGATGGGTTTGAGCCCGGAGAGACCATCATTGACTACAATCTTTACCGAACCAAGTCGGACACCTCCTCGACAACCTACGGGCACAAATATCCGGTAGTCCAAGGGTTTACCAAAAAGCGTAATGTGGAAACATCAGAAAAGCTTACCGCGGATGAGATTGACGCCAAGAACGATGAGCGGGAGGCGACAACCCCGTTTCCGAATACAAAAGTAACCGACGCCTATGGTAACAAAAAAACCCAGGGTAAAATGAGCTTTATGTCCACTTTCTTTAACCGAGCCGATGAATTCGGCGACCCGGACGATGGCAGTGATGCATTTAAGACAAACGGATATATCAAATTCGAATACGAACGCAATAAATACAAGTTGCGGTTCAACAATGATCCCGCAAAACTCAAGGACGACAGTGAGTACAACAACACCAATCAGACAGACGTCTTCTACCAAAAACCCTTAAAGGATCTCAATTTAGATAACCCGCAGACCTTAATTGATCTAGGTTTGACGGATCTGGTGGAGAAAGATGACAAGGGAAAGGATCGGATTAAGAGACCAGCGGGACTGGCGCCACAAATGGTTTTCAAAGGTTGGGCTCTGGACCCGGCCGGGCAGAAACTGGTTTGGGAAAACAAGGAAACCATGCCTGCTCACAGCCTGGTCCTCTACGCTAAGTGGGGGGAGCCGGACTATAAGTGGAAGGTTACCTTCGACCCCAATGGGGGCAAGTTAGATCCCATTGCAGAGGAGAAGATTACCACCGCCCGCAAGACCATTCGGGAAGGCGATATCGCCGACCAAAAAGAAGTCACCTACGCGGTAAAGGGTGAAAACGAAGGGGACAAGCAGGTATTTACTGTTGTGCAGCGGCAAAAACTGGTACAACCGGAGAAACCAACCCGGAATGGCTATAGCTTCATGGGGTGGGAGGTCCTGCGCTATAAGAAGGATGCCAACACCGGCAACTACACCGAGGAAGTAGACACTTCTTATCGCGACACCTATGGGGTTCCGGAGCTGTACTCCTACGGTAATGACGTAGTCAGCCCTATCTACCTGAAAGCCGTTTGGGTCAAAAATGATATGGTGGATGTGCAGGTTTACCATCACTTCTTGGACAACGCTTTAGCGATTGATAAGACCGTGACGGAGAATCCTGCTAAAGCAACTATAGGAAATCAGCGTGCCGATAAATATGTGGCTGCCATTGGTTCTAAGCAAGACGCCAATTGGGTTTTGGCTACCGATGAAGAATTGACAAAGAATACAGACGCAGAAACAAAAAAACTCTATGAGGATTATCAAGAACTAGCTAAACAGCTTGGTAACCGGGCAACGCAAGGAAACACCTATTTCCAGACGCTTAGGGTAGAACCGAAACAGATTTTAGAAGACGGGAAGTTAGTTGATAATCCGAAATTCAAGTACAATGAGTTCCATTTCTTCTATCGTCCATTCCGGACCCGCAATTATAAGGTCAACTATGTGGATGAAAGAGCGAAGGCAGAGTTGGAGAAGCCGGGCCTTACTGACGCCCAGAAGAAGGACATTATCGACAAATACCGCATCCTCGACCAGGAAGCGGTGACGAGCCTCTGTCGTCATTATGACGCGCGCAACTACAAGCCGATCAAGGGGTGGAAGCTGACGTCTGCTCCGCAACAGCAGCTTTTCTACGATGTAGAAGAAGATACGAACAAGTTCTTAGGAATCAATGGTACCGGTTCTGATGAGATTACCTTCTACTATAAGGATATCCGGGTTATTGAGGTACCGTCAGGCAGTCCTACTCCTCCGGAGGGATACGTCCGTGTAACCTTTAAGGCCAGTGAGGGTGGATCCTTTGGTAAAGATAAAAGCGGAAAACCGATCAAAGAAATCCATTACGATGTACTGAAGGGACTTAAGTCGGATCTGCTTCCGGTTCCTCAGGAATTGAAAAAGGGCGAAGAGCCTGATGAAAATAAACACTATATTACACCGGAAGCAGACAACAATTTTCTAAAGTGGGATGACAAGCCGTTATTAGCTAAGGATACAGAACTGAACGATAATTATGTCTTTACCGCAAAGTTTGTACCGTATGTAGTCGAGCAGAAAGACCCGAGCAAGAAACCGGATGTACCAAAGAATTATATCCAGGTAATTGTAAAGACTACCGACAAGGCAACGGATGCAACAAAGTTTGACAAGACATTCTGGGTAAATCCGAAAAAGGAAGTAGCAATACCTGTTACAAATCCGGAAGGCAAGAAACCGGATGGCAAAGACTATACCTGGCAGTTTGATAGCTGGAAGAACAACACAACCTCTAAGGAGTACAAGACAGAGATCAAGGACACCTTTACGGATGGCGTTACAATCGAGGCACATTACGTAGTAAAACCTAAGACTCTGATAGCTGGAGCAAAGACAGTAGGTGAAAAAGTCGTTGCAAAAGGTACCCCAATAACGCCGGAGGAACTCGTTACCAACAAATACGACAGTGCTGATCCGAACAACCAGGATAATCTTCCCGATGGTACAACGTTTAAGTTTGTAGGAACAGTCGATACCAGTACAGCAGGAGAAATCACTGCGAAGGTAGAGATCACGTATCCTAGTGGCGATAAAGTAACGAAAGAAGTGAAGATTGTCGTCGTAGACGATGTCGTCGAGCAGAAAGACCCGAACAAGAAACCGGATGTACCAAAGAATTATATTAAGGTATTTGTAAAGACTACCGATAAGGCAACGGATGCCACTGCTTTTGACAAGACCTTCTGGGTAAATCCGGATAAGGAAGTCACAATATCTGTTACAAATCCGGAAGGCAAGAAACCGGATGGCAAAGACTATACCTGGCAGTTTGATAGCTGGAAGAACAACACAACCTCTAAGGAGTACAGGACAGAGATCAAGGACACCTTTACGGATGGCGTTACAATCGAGGCACATTACGTAGTAAAGCCTAAGACTCTGATAGCTGGAGCAAAGACAGTAGGTGAAAAAGTCGTTGCAAAAGGTACCCCAATAACGCCGGAGGAACTCGTTACCAACAAATACGACAGTGCTGATCCAAACAACCAGGATAATCTTCCCGATGGTACAACGTTTAAGTTTGTAGGAACCGTCGATACCAGTACAGCAGGAGAAATCACTGCGAAGGTAGAGATCACGTATCCAAATGGCGACAAAGTAACGAAAGAAGTGAAGATTGTCGTAGTAGAGGATGTCGTCGAGCAGAAAGAACCGAACAAGAAGCCGGATGTACCGGAGAATTATATTAAGGTATTTGTAAAGACTACAGACAAGGCAACAGATGCAACAAAGTTTGACAAGACCTTCTGGGTAAATCCGGATAAGGAAGTCACAATATCTGTTGCAAATCCGGAAGGCAAGAAAGAGGCTGGCAAAGATTATACCTGGAAGTTTGATCACTGGAAGAACAAGACAACCTCTAAGGATTACACGACAGAGATCAAGGATACCTTTACGGATGGCGTTACCATTGAGGCACACTACGTAGTCGAGATTGCAAAGATAGTGGAACCTTTAAAGACGACGCAGATCGATATCCCGAAAGGCAAGACCATAACAAAAGAGGATCTGAGTAAGCGGATCACTCCGCAGGAGGGAAAAGAAATTGCTTCCATCGAGGTTGTGGAAGAGCCCGATGTGAAAAACGTCGGCAATACAAGCGCCAAAGTCATTGTCACGTACACGGACGGCACGACCCAAGGCACCGCAGAGGCGCCGGTTGTCATTCCGGTTGTTGTGCACGAGCCGATTCTTCCTGCGGCTGAAAACGGAGCAAAACCGGAAGGTGCGCTTGACAACTATGTCAAAGTCGCATTTGAGGCCGGGGAAGGTGGAACAGTAGCAGGAACGTTGCTCTACTATGTCAGCCCGGAAGTCGAAGTGGATATGACGGAAGTAGCAGCGAAGGTCACCAAAACACCGGCCGTCGGTTACCATACCAATGGGGAACAATGGACAAATGAGAATGAAAAGACGCTGAAAGCGACATTCACCGATTCCCTAACGACATTTGTCTTCCAGTTTGACAAATCGCCGGATATCGTGGAGAAAACGGATGCTTCTCCGGATAAGCCGGAGGGCTATGTCACCGTCACGTTTACCACAGACGGCAATGGGAAGGTGGCCGGCGCAGACGAAAAAGTGTATTATGTCAATCCGAATGCCGGAATTAAGTTGGTAACCACCAATAACGGAGAGGAAAAAACGTTAGCCGTGCCTGCGGCAACCCCCAATGCACATTATTTCTTTTCCGTGTGGGATCCACAGATTGACACGGTCAATGCGATTGACAAAGATCTTACGTATCAAGCGTGTTTTAAGAAAAAGCCAAAGGTGACCATCATCGTG